In the Endozoicomonas sp. SCSIO W0465 genome, TCTCTATGATCCCAGAGGAAACAGCCAGACTTGCACACCATATTGGTCGACGCACCAGTGTAATCGGTGGTTTTTTGAGCTTTTTTCTGGACCCGCTAATCCTGCGCTTTGACCGATACCAAGAGACAATCAACAATGTAATAGCCAACCCATCCAGCACGGACGCCCGCAATGAGTTAACATCAGAGCGGAAAAAAGTTGCCGGCATTCTGGGCGTATCGTCGGTGCTTTCCACTGCAGCCATTCTGTTTGTTAATACCTTTAAGATCATTATTTTTTTCAGTAGCCCATGGTTGACAACTGCCTGCATCGGGATCATTACTTTCCTTGGCAGCAGCTGCTTCGTGGCCCGGCGCTATAACGACATGGATGAAATCTGGACATCATTATCCGAAACCATCTCTGAACAGATGAAAAGAACCTTTGCTGCAGACAGCCCAAAGGCTATTGAGGCCAGAAAACGAATTGATACCATCAGCAAGGCTAATCTGGCCAGGTTAGAGGAGCCTATAGATCCAGAACGATCAAGTTGGCAAATGGCTAAAAAAAATCATCGCCGAATAAAACTGAGTCAACTCTGGTACCGACTTCCTTATAAAAACAAGGAGCTCATCCATCAGGACATTCGAAGAAAAATAAGGGCAAAACGCCCTGAAATAATGGAGGAGGCTTATTACCTGAATCACTTATTGAAAGCCAGCACATTGTTGAAAAGCGCCATAAAGAATCCGGAAAAAATAATCGCTGACCCGGAACAACATACTGATTTCAACCAACAGCTGGCCAGGCTGCATTTCAAGCCTATCCCTGCCGGGAATTTTTCTGCCGAGCTAACCATTCAGGAAGAGACAATCGCTAATTTTTTACAATATACCTATGGAACCGTTGACTTGGGTGACAGCATTGAGGAGATCATGGATACCATTGAAAGTTACAATAGCAAGCTGTATCTGGGGGCTTATCTGGAACATCTGGCCTGTATACACGACCTTAAGTCAACGTTTTTGCATACCAACATGGCTACTGATGAGCCACAGGTACAGGCTTCAGCAAGGAAGCCGGCTGGCAATGGTTCAAAGCTATCGTTTCCTGATGTTGTTGATGTCATTGCACTGCGGAAAATGATCAAAAAAGCAGATCTCGAGTTTGCCGGGCAATGGCTGGAAAGAGAGCGACAGGTGCAGGAAAGAATGATGAAAACCGTAACCCGCCAGGCATTGCTCAAAACCCTTGAAGATAAGCAGAAACACACAGAGCAAAGTATTGCTGCCGCATTGGCAACTTCACTGTATAAAGCAAACCTTGAGATTCAAACCAGCAAACTGAATGAAGCAGCTTTGCGTCTGGCTACTGATGACACACATCCGTCAACTCAACATCAGTATCAACATCAGTATCCTCTGCTGGCCACCCATGGCTGCGGCTATAAACCACGGGAGGCTTGCAAACATTTAGCAGGGCAAGTTCCGGTAGCATGAAAGGCTGCGAATCAGCAGGACATGCTACCGGCATACAGATAACGACCCGGCTTATAGGCTAACGGAAGGTGCCTCTGACACAGCTGCTTCTTTCTGTTCCGCTGCCATGCATGCAGCTGCAGTAAAGACAACATCCGTAGAACTGTTCAACGCCGTTTCCAGAGAGTCCTGAATCACGCCAATGATAAAACCGACGGCAACGACCTGCATGGCAATATCATTGGAGATACCAAACAGGCTACAGGCCAGCGGGATCAGCAACAGTGAACCACCGGCCACACCGGAAGCGCCACAGGCAGAAACAGCAGCGACAACGCTGAGCATCAAAGCGGTTGGCAGGTCAACGGGAATACCCAGTGTATGCACCGCAGCCAGGGTCATGACCGTGATAGTAATGGCTGCGCCCGCCATATTGATGGTTGCCCCCAGGGGAATGGATACTGAATACGTATCTTCATGGAGGTTCAGGCTTTTACAAAGCTGCATATTCACGGGAATATTGGCTGCAGAGCTACGGGTAAAGAAGGCCGTCACACCACTTTCGCGGATACAACGCAACACCAGAGGGAAAGGATTCTGACGAATTTTCAGGTAAACCATCAATGGGTTAACGATAAAGCCAATAATCAACATACTGCTGACCAGAACCGCCAGTAACTTACTGTACCCTACCAGCACCCCGAAACCGGTCTGCGCAATGGTATTGGCAACCAGGCCAAAAATACCGATGGGAGCCAGCTGGATAACAAAGCGCACAATGGCAGAGACCGCCACTGACAGATCATGGACCATAACCCGGGTAGACTCACTGCCATGGCGCAATGCCAGGCCCAAACCGATAGCCCAGGCAAGAATACCGATGAAGTTACCGGTCAGCAGCGCTTCAACCGGATTCTGAACAATCTGAAACAGGAGGGTATGGAGAACTTCCATGATACCTTCCGGAGGCAAGGCTCCACCGCTGCTGGTCACCAGCGTCAGCGTTACCGGAAAGAGAAAACTCATGGATACGGCGACAAAAGCAGCCGCCAGCGTGCCAAGAATATAGAGGAAAACAATCGGCCGCATATTAGTATGCTGCCCCTGTTTCTGGTTGGCAATAGAAGAAGCCACCAGAACAAATACCAACACAGGGGCTACCGCTTTCAACGCCCCGACAAACAGGGAGCCAAGAAAAGAGATTGCCACCGCCGTATCCGGTGAAATAACCGCCAGACCAGCACCCAGGGCAATACCAGTGATAATCCTGAGAACCAGGCTGGTGTTTGCCATTCGTTCATACAATGATTGGGCTTGACTCATGATTTACCTGCTGTACTACGTTCACGTTTTTATCAGCCAAAACTGCAGGGACTGGAAACCGCCCCAAATAGATCCTTCAGTTCTATAAGGCCAGCATTCATGGAATTTCGGCTATGCACATCTTCATGGTTTGACAACGGATTGCCGTGATGCTCAACAACCCGGTGTTCATAACGCAGGGAGCATTCACCGAAAATTATAATCTCTACAACAGATTCCTTGGTTCGTTTCAGGGCAGGAGAAAACTCTGGCCAACCCTCAGCCAGAGAGAGCCTCCTTCTCATAACACGTTGATACCTTTTGCAATCGGGGAACAGTGTAAAAGCTACAGAGCTTCTGTTACCTGATGAACAAAGGCAGCGTTATGGAATGGAGTGGGATGCCGAAGCTTCAGCAAACCAACCTATTCATGAAATTCCTGAACATGAAAGTACTACTGGTTTATGGGGATTACGTAAAGATAGTATGTAACTGTTCAGCACCCCCACATAAATCTGGAATTTTCTGATTTTTATACCATCCTCTTAAGCACCATTTTTCCACAATATTCGCCAGCATGATTCCAGAACTACCCGCAACTATGTCGGCTGAGATTCTCTTGAAAGAGAATGCAGAGCTGCGGATGAGAGTTGCCTGTCTGGAAGAGCGATGTCGAGAATTGGAAGAAAAGGTTGGCAAGAACAGTCAAAACAGCAGCAAGCCGCCATCGTCTGATGGTTATCAAAAACCTTGTAAAAACAGTAATTCTCCAGATCATTCTGACGACCTTTCCGCAGATAAAGGTACCGATCCATCGGATGAAAAACCCAATCCTAAAAGTCTGAGACAGTCTTCTGGTAATAAAGCCGGTGGAAAGAAAGGGCATCAGGGCACTTGTCTTAAACAGGTCGATATCCCTGACTATATTGAGTACCTTCCGGTTAAAGAATGCAATAAATGTCAGGCGTCTCTTCTTGATAGTGAGCCGGTCAAATATATTGAACGACAGGTGTTTGAACCAGGGAGACCGGGTGAATTTGAAGTAACGGCCCATAGAGCTGAAGTAAAAATCTGCACTTGTGGTTGTCGGAATCAGGCTGAATTCCCGGAAGGTGTTACCGCTGCCGCACAATATGGCTCAGCCACACAGGCTATGGCCGTCTATCTTAACCAATACCATTTCCTGCCTTTTAAGCGCGTGTCAGAGTATTTTAATACTCTCTATAAAATGAGTGTAAGTGCAGGCACTGTCGCCAATTTTGTGGCCAGAACCTATGAAAATCTGGCTTCTACTGAAGAGGTTATTCGTGACGCCTTGCGGGAATCGTCTGTTGCCGGAGCCGATGAAACGGGTATGCGGGCCGAGGGCTCTTTGCACTGGCTACACGTTATGCGGGATGAACAATGGACGCTCTACTACTTGTCTGAAAAGCGAGGTCGTGAGGCCATGGACACGATGGGCATACTGCTAACATTTGCAGGCGTTCTGGTTCATGATCATTGGAAATCCTATTTTGCATATGCGGCAACTCACGTACTTTGCAATGCCCATCACCTGAGGGAGCTTTTGGGTGTTGTTGATAGGGACAGCAATCAACTGGCGTTGCGATTGATGAAGCTACTGAGGCTTTCCTGGCATTACTGCAAGGGCTTTAAGACCATAGGTATGCTACAGATGCCAAGTGTTGTCTGTGAACGAATCGAGAAGATTTATGACCGGTTGCTTCAGCGGGCTCTAATGAAAGAAGTCGTCTATATGGAGAAGCAACGAGAGGAGCTTAAGCGCAAGAAAGTCAAGAATACTAAAGCTTACAATCTCTTCAAACGACTCACTGAGTTCAAGGCTGAGACACTGCGCTTCATGTCAGATTTTACCATTCCCTTCGATAACAATGGCAGTGAACGGGATGTTCGAATGGCCAAGTTAAAGCAGAAAATCTCAGGCTGCTTCAGGAGTGCAGACGGTGGTTCTATGTTTGCACGGATTCGCAGCTATTTGTCGTCTGCCAGAAAACAGGGAATGGACATATATCAATCACTTCATAGAGCTGTTCGGAATTACTGTAATATGCCTTTGCTCAGTGCTGAATAGTTACGATAGTATCACAGTAATGAAGATAAGAAAGCCCATTAAACGCACCACGACAACCTTTTTTAACGGGATATTTATCCAAAAAAAAACACCAGACAGAATTATATTTTTATTATTAAAATGAAAACATGAAAATCAACCAAACCAAACACAATAGCCTTCACAATACTCTGCTCCATCATCAAACGACAGCTCAGAATCCGTTGCGGTCTGGATCCGTCGAAAGAGAATCAACCCAGACCTCAAAATCGAGCACGTTACTGTTTATCACTGTCCAAAGGCTGGGAAATCCGTTTGTATCCAGGACGTGATCACAGGGAATAAGCGCACAATGGTCATAACGTAAACAGGCTCAGAACACTTTATAACCAGCTGATATTAAAGGATTTAACTTTATTGACGCACATCAATAAAACACGCTGAATGGACTATATAGGTGATTGCCGTATATCAATAGTTGGTTATACTGCACCGGCGGTAAAAAAACAAAAATATAGAGAGATTAAGAGATGAGCACAGAAATAGATAAACCACCTTCAAAAGAAAGTTTCGGTGACAACTACAACGGTGTTTGTCAACATAGTTGTCGCCTCAACTTAAGCGGCTTTGCTTAGTTGATCATCAGCAGGTCTGTCGGGATTCAACCAGACTTCATCAGCCAGATCCCAGTTCCTTGTTGACCTCTTTCCCCAGCGCTCTGGGTGACGTTCTTTGGCTTGTTCATAAACCTTTCTGCGGTTAGCCATAAGCACCTTGGTTTCACCACGATGCCTTTGCCCGGGTGTCAGAAATTTCAGCCCACTGTGCTTGTGCTCTTCGTTGTACCATTGGGCAAAACCATGCACCCAGCTACGTGCTGCTTCAAGATCAGCAAATGGCGTGCGCGGATAACCAGGGCGGTATTTCAGGGTTCTGAATATGGCCTCGGAAAAGGGGTTATCATCACTGACCCGGGGACGACTGAATGAGCTCACGACCCCAAGACGCTGCAGTGTTGACAGCATAGTGCCACCCTTCATGGGACTACCATTATCTGAGTGCAGAACCAGTGGCCACTCCAAGGCTGCAATTCCCTGTTTGATACAGGCTTTAGTGATCATTTCTGATGCATGCTCAGCTGATTCGGTTTCATGAATTTCCCATGTAACAATCATACGACTAAAGATGTCTATCACCAGGTACAGGTAATAAAACTGCCCCCGTATCGGAGAGCGCAGATAGGTAATATCCCAGGACCAGACCTGGTTGGGTCCGGTAGCACACCAGGACGTTGGCTTATACCTGTTTGGCTTGGCAGCACTGCCCCGATGATGCTGTTGCCCTGTTTCCTCCAACACCCGGTAAAATGTCCTTTCAGACCCCATATAGAGACCTTCATCTAACAATGTGGGCACAATCTGGCTGGGCGGAAGGCTTTTGAACCGCTCGCTGTTACAGACGTCAACAATCGCCTGTCGCTCAGCTTCAGAAAACTTGTTAACCGGTTCTGGCCTGTCAGCATTTTTGCGATTATCTGCGCGCACGTCATCACCCTGCATCCAGCGTTGTACAGTTCTTTCTGTAAGACCAAGGGCTTTGCAGGCTTTTGACTGACGAGCCCCATCTTTAACTGCCTGTTTAATCAGGCTAACAGCATTTTGTCGATCCGGGAGAGAGACTAATCGTCCTCTGGCGCCCCCCAGATCTCTTGGGCCTTTTTTGTGAGTACCAGCAAGGCAGCAGTTTCTGCTAACGCCTTGTCCTTGCGATTGAGTTCACGCTCAAGCTTTTTGATGGTTTTCTTATCTTTTTTGTGTTCGTCAGACAGCGCCTTACGCTGTTTTGACTGACTTTCAGGCTGGACAGAAACACTGTTAATAAAGGCAGCCTTCCACTGCTGAATTTGTTCAGCAAACAGACCTTTTTTACGACAGTATTCAGCCATTTCTGCTTCATTTAACGCAGCCGTTTCAATGATTACGGCTAACTTGTTTTCAGTTGTCCATTGATCTGGATTCTTTCCGTCGCCCGGCACAGGCACTCCTTTAGATACTGCTTTCTTTCGCCAAGTGTACAGGGTCACATCAGAGATACCAGTCTCACGTACCAACTGCGAAACTGGCACATTATTGGGTGGCATCATCTTCTGAATGATGGACTCTTTGAACTCTTCTGAATAGCGGGCCATTGATTACTCATAGACCGCCCCCTGTTGAGATTTCTAATTTCAGGAGAGGCGACAACTATGCTGACACAGGGGGATGAGATCATGCCCGGCATGGCCGCCAAGGTCCGCTTTACGGCCTACAACTACCGGGATTACCTGCCCGTTGATGGCATTTTGCAGCGTATCTCCGCCGACGTGGTAACCGACGAACAGACCCGGGAAACCGCCTACGTGGGGCAGATTGAAGTGGCGGTCAATGAGCTGATGGCCCAGGACATCCTGCTCTACCCGGGTATGCCTGCCGAGGTGCTGTTAACTCTGAACGAGCGCTCGGTGGTCAGCTATCTGTTTGAGCCATTGCTGCGCAGTTTTAACCGGGCGTTGCGTGAGAGTTAACCGGCAAGCTGTTCAACACCCTCGGCCGGTATCAGATCCTGACGCTTCAGGCGGATAAACCAGCGGTTCGTTCGCCTCACCCGTTTGATCAATGCGCCCTCGTCTTGTTCTGGAGTGCACTGGGTACTTTATTATCCAGTGATTGCATCCATTGATTGAACTATTTATCGATTCAACGGCCTATGAGGTAGTAATAATTGCTCTGATTAACTGCTGGAAGATGGCAAAAACAGGACAAATCACAGTGCATTATTATCTCACAGCTAGGATTCGGGGAAATTACGTCTCCGGTTCTATCCTGTACCTTTAAAGTAGGTGGAAGTTTGGTTTTAGATATTTTTTCTAACCAATCATGAAGATGTAGTCAGTCTAAGGCCATGGATAACAAGGGATTGAACTAATTACTGATTATATGGTCAGGATATATGAAAGCAAACTACCAACTACTTAAGGTGTTAACTTATAAAAATCCAACCAGGGAGTTGATTCATATGCAACCTCAAAATGACATCTATTTCAGTATAAACATTAGATATCAAGGACCTAATGACCCTTCATGTGCTTACGCTGCGACTGGCTGTATGACTGGCAGTATGACTGGCTGTATTGCTGGTTCCTTTGCGGGTCATTCGGTTAAAGGCTGCGTCACAGGGGCGATAATAGGCAGTTTATACGGAGGTTGTTTCAAGGAAACTCGTACAGAAAATCCTGTTGAAGAAGTATTTTTTAATAGAACACTCGTTATTCGATTGCCAAATACGCAGCATATGCACAGAGAATAAATTTAAAGACTATTTCAGCTCATTAAATTTCCTTGGCCGGAATATTTATTGCTCTTCTTTTTCTCTATCAGCTTGACCCACCTTTATGCCCTTCAGTGCCTTATGGTACTGGGATTACACCTCAGTTCATATCAAAGATTTTCATACTAACGTATTATTTTTTATGCTGTTTTCTTACGCTAGCATGTATTTCAGAATCAATATTTATTGGTACCTGGTCCAATCCACTGAATAAATGACAAGGAATTTTTGTATGAATATACCAAGGTTGATCAGTAAGCCTTATTCGGACGGATATAAAAGATCATGCGTAACTATTCAGCACTGAGCAAAGGCATATTACAGTAATTCCGAACAGCTCTATGAAGTGATTGATATATGTCCATTCCCTGTTTTCTGGCAGACGACAAATAGCTGCGAATCCGTGCAAACATAGAACCACCGTCTGCACTCCTGAAGCAGCCTGAGATTTTCTGCTTTAACTTGGCCATTCGAACATCCCGCTCACTGCCATTGTTATCGAAGGGAATGGTAAAATCTGACATGAAGCGCAGTGTCTCAGCCTTGAACTCAGTGAGTCGTTTGAAGAGATTGTAAGCTTTAGTATTCTTGACTTTCTTGCGCTTAAGCTCCTCTCGTTGCTTCTCCATATAGACGACTTCTTTCATTAGAGCCCGCTGAAGCAACCGGTCATAAATCTTCTCGATTCGTTCACAGACAACACTTGGCATCTGTAGCATACCTATGGTCTTAAAGCCCTTGCAGTAATGCCAGGAAAGCCTCAGTAGCTTCATCAATCGCAACGCCAGTTGATTGCTGTCCCTATCAACAACACCCAAAAGCTCCCTCAGGTGATGGGCATTGCAAAGTACGTGAGTTGCCGCATATGCAAAATAGGATTTCCAATGATCATGAACCAGAACGCCTGCAAATGTTAGCAGTATGCCCATCGTGTCCATGGCCTCACGACCTCGCTTTTCAGACAAGTAGTAGAGCGTCCATTGTTCATCCCGCATAACGTGTAGCCAGTGCAAAGAGCCCTCGGCCCGCATACCCGTTTCATCGGCTCCGGCAACAGACGATTCCCGCAAGGCGTCACGAATAACCTCTTCAGTAGAAGCCAGATTTTCATAGGTTCTGGCCACAAAATTGGCGACAGTGCCTGCACTTACACTCATTTTATAGAGAGTATTAAAATACTCTGACACGCGCTTAAAAGGCAGGAAATGGTATTGGTTAAGATAGACGGCCATAGCCTGTGTGGCTGAGCCATATTGTGCGGCAGCGGTAACACCTTCCGGGAATTCAGCCTGATTCCGACAACCACAAGTGCAGATTTTTACTTCAGCTCTATGGGCCGTTACTTCAAATTCACCCGGTCTCCCTGGTTCAAACACCTGTCGTTCAATATATTTGACCGGCTCACTATCAAGAAGAGACGCCTGACATTTATTGCATTCTTTAACCGGAAGGTACTCAATATAGTCAGGGATATCGACCTGTTTAAGACAAGTGCCCTGATGCCCTTTCTTTCCACCGGCTTTATTACCAGAAGACTGTCTCAGACTTTTAGGATTGGGTTTTTCATCCGATGGATCGGTACCTTTATCTGCGGAAAGGTCGTCAGAATGATCTGGAGAATTACTGTTTTTACAAGGTTTTTGATAACCATCAGACGATGGCGGCTTGCTGCTGTTTTGACTGTTCTTGCCAACCTTTTCTTCCAATTCTCGACATCGCTCTTCCAGACAGGCAACTCTCATCCGCAGCTCTGCATTCTCTTTCAAGAGAATCTCAGCCGACATAGTTGCGGGTAGTTCTGGAATCATGCTGGCGAATATTGTGGAAAAATGGTGCTTAAGAGGATGGTATAAAAATCAGAAAATTCCAGATTTATGTGGGGGTGCTGAACAGTTACGATCATGCAATACTGCTGACCAACCTGATATTGGTTCATTTTTAACAAGACATGTTAAGGTTCCATCTCCATTCGACCAGAATGAAACCCGGCATGGCTCAGGTGCTAAACCTGGAGGACTTTCTGTAAGCCACAATAAAAATCCAACAATTCAATCTGCTACCGACTATTCCAGAGACCGGGGAAATGCTCAGGAAGTCACCCAGCCTCGGATATTAACAAGAGCTAAAGATTTAGTTCCTGAGGAATCAGGACAATTGTTGCCATTCAAATACAAAGATCTTGTAATCAAGAAACTGAAAAACGTTAAAAAGTCTATTGGGGAAGGAGGGTTTGGCCGAGTTTTTATGGCAACGATATTTCCAAAAAAAGACTGGGTGAATGATCAGGGAAGAAAAAAATTATCTCGTGTTTATGCAGTAAAAATTAACAAGTGGATAACCTCATTTAAAATAAAAGAAGCAAAGTGTCTAAGAGCTGCTGGTGAGTTTGGATTCACACCCTGGTATAAAAAGAATTGTGTCGTGATGCACGACAAAGGCGCTAGCTTAGACAAGCTATTACCTTCCGGGAATGACAGCGATGCTTATGGATTGGGTTCTAAGATAATTCCTGCCAACCAAAGACACAGCATTAGCAAACAGGCGATGCAATGTTTGCAAAAAATTCATAGCAAAGGAATTTTGCACTCAGACATTAAGCCGGGAAATATCGCAATTAATAGTCGTGGTGAAGTATCTCTTATTGACTTTGGTCTTGCTATCCAATCAAAAGGCCAAGTTAATAGTAAAACAGAATTTAAAACCTTATCTTTAACACCAAGATACTGTTCGCCAGAGGCCTTTGGTAAAAAAACAGCCACTCAGAAATTAGACATCTGGGCCATGGGTATGGTAATGCTTGAAATGGAAACCGGACATAGTCCTGTAATGTGCAAGGCGAGTAAATTAAGTGAAGTGCCGATAATGCATAGATACCTTTGTATGCTAAAACCCGAGTGCAAGTTAACTTTATTCGCTAAATTTGATGAAGAAGCATACCGACGGACTATTAATTACATCGAGCATAACCCAAGAATTTCGCAAGAGTGTAAAGAAGTTTTGCTAGCGTGTTTTGAACTTGATCCTGATAAGCGACCAACGGCCGAAGAGTTACTAAATTATCCTTATTTTCGCGAGAAGGAACTGCATGAAATGAGTTCTATGGAACTCAATGTAGCTCATGGTAATGCCTTTAAAGCGTTGGTGGAGGCAGAGAAGGCCATTGAGGCTGCGGATCAATCAACTTCTGGAGGAGAACACCGACTTCAGGAAAATCTTGAGCGCTGTCAATCGAGAGTTAAAGAGATACAAAACAGGATAAAAGCACTGGACGAGAGAGCAGAGGAACTAAAAGCCATAAGGGTAAGGCGAGAAGAGGAATTAAACGCCTTGAGATCAGAGATTGAGCAAGAGCTCAACATCAACGACCAGGATCAAAGACCCGGATCAAAATTGTTTAAAAGGGTTGGGGGCAGATCCTGAAGTCACCAAAATCCACCATCAGGCCAAAGGTGTCAGTGTTGAACATCTGTTGCCCATGACCTTATCGCCGGTGATTTAAACATCCCGAACGGGTGAAATTAGGGGTAGATGCAGTTCCCCAACTACTTACCTTAATTTTTCATCAATTGCTACCATGCATGCTAACCTGAGCCAGGTCCATTAACTCACGATTGGCAACAGCAAACATGGCCAGATCTGCCTGCGGGGCACTGCGTATATCCGCCAGCATACTTTGCCAACGAGCAACCAGGGCATGATTATCCATTATCCATTTATCGATGGTTTGCTCAATGGGGACGCCATCCTGGGCCATATTAATCAGGCCTTTAGACAAGTTACGCTGCTGCCAGTTCAGCTCATCCCTGGCGCTGTCCCGTGCCAGAGATTGCCAGTGGTTAGTCACCTCCAGTTGCGACAGGGCATGACCATACCAGTTCAGTTCCAGGCGAGAGCCAATGGCAAAGAAAGTTCTGACGGCTACCTCCAGGGGAACCCCGGTTTCATCGGCTGCCCTGATTACCGGCAGCGCACTTAACAGATAACGCTGTCCGGCAACCACCAGAGCCAGATCCGGTGGAACACCTTGCGCGACCATACTGTCAATGGTCTTGTCTAACCGGGCTTTTTCTTCTTCACCGAGCGTTTCCGTAAAACAAGACAGGAATTTCTCAACCCTGGGTCCATAATGTTCAACACATTCGGCGGGTATCAGGTCCTGACGCTTCAGGCGGATAAACCAACGGGTTGTTCGCCGCACCAGTTTGATCAATGCACCCATCATCTTGTATTGCAGTGAGCTGGGCACTTTATGATCCAGTTGCTCAATCATCATCCAGTAACGGGATACATCAAAAATATCACGACTGGCACTGAAGGCACGGGCGATCTCGGCAGATGAAGCCCCCGTTGTCAGCTGCAGTCGATAAACAAAGGTGATCCCCATCATATCAATCAAATGGTTGGCGATCTGGGTGGAGATGATCTCTTTGCGCAGACGATGTCGTCTGATCTCTTCCGGGAACCTGTCTACCAGAATCTGTGGAAAAGCACTGTACAGCTCCCGGGTAAGGTATGGATCATCAATCACCGTCGAATTCAGCAATGCTTCTTTCAGGTCTGCCTTACTGTATGACACTAGCAGCGACAATTCAGGCCGGGTTAACCCCTGGCCACTAGCGGCGCGTTCTGCCATCGTTTCATTATCTGGCAGGAACTCGATGGTTCTATCCAGCTTACCCTGCTCATCAAGGTGTTCCATGAAACGACGATACTCGCCCATTCTTGTGGCAACATCCGATTCAACCACTGAAATAGCCTGTGTCTGACGATAGTTATTGGTCAATACCAGGGCTGCTACTTCATCGGTCATGCTTTCCAGCAGCTGATTTCGCTGTTTAATGGTCATGTCACCATTGGCGACCATATCATTCAAAAGAATCTTGATATTGACCTCGTGATCAGAACAGTCAACCCCCCCGGAATTATCGATAAAGTCGGTATTCAACCCACCGCCCTTAAGTGCATATTCCATCCGGCCAAGCTGACTCAGCCCAAGATTCCCCCCTTCTCCGACCACACTGGCCTGCACTTCACAACCATTAATTCTCAATGGGTCATTGGCCTTATCCCCCACGTCACTATGGGTTTCGTTCATTGACTTGATGTAGGTACCGATACCGCCATTCCATAACAGGTCAACCGGGGCCCGCAGCATACAGCGAATCAACTCATTGGGTGGCAGGTGATTGGCGGTAATGCCAAAACGCTGCTTCATTTCAGGACTGATGGCAATTGACTTTGCCTGACGTAAAAAAACCCCGCCACCTTCAGAAATCAGGCTGGTGTTGTAGTCTGTCCAGTTGGAACGGGGCAATTCAAACAGGCGACGCCGTTCGGCAAAACTCTGATAAACATCGGGGTTGGGATCGACAAAAATATGCAGGTGATTAAACGCCCCCACTAAAGCAATGGTTTCGGAACACAGCATACCATTGCCAAAAACATCACCTGCCATATCGCCAATACCGATGGCAGAGATCACATCCTGCTGGACATGAATACCTTTTTCCCGGAAGTGTCTCTGAACCGAAACCCAGGCAC is a window encoding:
- the sstT gene encoding serine/threonine transporter SstT, which codes for MSQAQSLYERMANTSLVLRIITGIALGAGLAVISPDTAVAISFLGSLFVGALKAVAPVLVFVLVASSIANQKQGQHTNMRPIVFLYILGTLAAAFVAVSMSFLFPVTLTLVTSSGGALPPEGIMEVLHTLLFQIVQNPVEALLTGNFIGILAWAIGLGLALRHGSESTRVMVHDLSVAVSAIVRFVIQLAPIGIFGLVANTIAQTGFGVLVGYSKLLAVLVSSMLIIGFIVNPLMVYLKIRQNPFPLVLRCIRESGVTAFFTRSSAANIPVNMQLCKSLNLHEDTYSVSIPLGATINMAGAAITITVMTLAAVHTLGIPVDLPTALMLSVVAAVSACGASGVAGGSLLLIPLACSLFGISNDIAMQVVAVGFIIGVIQDSLETALNSSTDVVFTAAACMAAEQKEAAVSEAPSVSL
- a CDS encoding HlyD family secretion protein, which translates into the protein MLTQGDEIMPGMAAKVRFTAYNYRDYLPVDGILQRISADVVTDEQTRETAYVGQIEVAVNELMAQDILLYPGMPAEVLLTLNERSVVSYLFEPLLRSFNRALRES
- a CDS encoding glycine zipper domain-containing protein, whose protein sequence is MKANYQLLKVLTYKNPTRELIHMQPQNDIYFSINIRYQGPNDPSCAYAATGCMTGSMTGCIAGSFAGHSVKGCVTGAIIGSLYGGCFKETRTENPVEEVFFNRTLVIRLPNTQHMHRE
- a CDS encoding IS3 family transposase (programmed frameshift), whose protein sequence is MARYSEEFKESIIQKMMPPNNVPVSQLVRETGISDVTLYTWRKKAVSKGVPVPGDGKNPDQWTTENKLAVIIETAALNEAEMAEYCRKKGLFAEQIQQWKAAFINSVSVQPESQSKQRKALSDEHKKDKKTIKKLERELNRKDKALAETAALLVLTKKGPRDLGGARGRLVSLPDRQNAVSLIKQAVKDGARQSKACKALGLTERTVQRWMQGDDVRADNRKNADRPEPVNKFSEAERQAIVDVCNSERFKSLPPSQIVPTLLDEGLYMGSERTFYRVLEETGQQHHRGSAAKPNRYKPTSWCATGPNQVWSWDITYLRSPIRGQFYYLYLVIDIFSRMIVTWEIHETESAEHASEMITKACIKQGIAALEWPLVLHSDNGSPMKGGTMLSTLQRLGVVSSFSRPRVSDDNPFSEAIFRTLKYRPGYPRTPFADLEAARSWVHGFAQWYNEEHKHSGLKFLTPGQRHRGETKVLMANRRKVYEQAKERHPERWGKRSTRNWDLADEVWLNPDRPADDQLSKAA
- a CDS encoding IS66 family transposase → MIPELPATMSAEILLKENAELRMRVACLEERCRELEEKVGKNSQNSSKPPSSDGYQKPCKNSNSPDHSDDLSADKGTDPSDEKPNPKSLRQSSGNKAGGKKGHQGTCLKQVDIPDYIEYLPVKECNKCQASLLDSEPVKYIERQVFEPGRPGEFEVTAHRAEVKICTCGCRNQAEFPEGVTAAAQYGSATQAMAVYLNQYHFLPFKRVSEYFNTLYKMSVSAGTVANFVARTYENLASTEEVIRDALRESSVAGADETGMRAEGSLHWLHVMRDEQWTLYYLSEKRGREAMDTMGILLTFAGVLVHDHWKSYFAYAATHVLCNAHHLRELLGVVDRDSNQLALRLMKLLRLSWHYCKGFKTIGMLQMPSVVCERIEKIYDRLLQRALMKEVVYMEKQREELKRKKVKNTKAYNLFKRLTEFKAETLRFMSDFTIPFDNNGSERDVRMAKLKQKISGCFRSADGGSMFARIRSYLSSARKQGMDIYQSLHRAVRNYCNMPLLSAE